The genomic window TTTTTTCTCCCGGTGCTAGCATCCGTTGCAAGTTTTCTTTTAAGAGCCTTTGAGCATAGGCATAAATAGCAGGCTTGTCATCAGCATTCATCTGTTTACCAATTCCTTCCCCTCCTTTAATAATTACTGTCTCCTCATTTCCCCCTCCCCATTCCACCAATGCCCAAATCGGTGTATTTTTAGTCAGGTCAAGATTATCACCAGGATCGCTGCGAGCGATCGCTAAAGCTGTATTCTCAGATAGTCCTGCTACCTGTTCAATGGGGATTTCGGCGATTTGAGCCGGTTCAATCAAATCTATAGATGCTAAAGTTAGGGGTTGGCGATCGCGTAACCAGTGTAAAGCTGCAACAGCAGCAGCGCATGCAAAAACGGGAAGTGTGTATCCAGGACGGGACATTTTTTAAATTCAAAAGTCAAAAGAATTCTTCAAAATTGTTCTCGCAGTGTCTGGTAGAGAAGACAGTTTCAGACGGCAATTTAGACCTCAACTGTAGCTTACTTCCTTTAGAGGATGTTTAGAAAGTCAAAAAAGGCTCCAGTAACGGTATTCTGTCAGTAGATAAAAATGCGACAGCGTTACTAGAGCCATGTCTAAATCATACCCAAGTGACCTCACTTCGGAACAATGGGAATTACTCTCGACCCTCATCCCTTTAGAAAATCCAGCGTGCCGTCCTCGTTGTGTTGACCTACGTGCAGTGATTAATGCCATCTTTTACATCCTTTGCACGGGTTGTGCGTGGCGAATGATGCCTCACGACTTTCCCAACTGGCAGACGGTGTATTATTACTTCCGCAAATGGCGCTTGGATGGCACATGGGAGAAGATGAACCATAAACTTCAGCAGTGGGTACGTGTTGTCGAAGACCGTGAACCCAACCCAAGTGCAGCAATAATTGATAGCCAATCGATAGAGATTGGAACGATGGTGTCAAAAGCGGTTGGTTTTGATTCAGGCAAGCGGGTCAAGGGACGTAAACGGCATTTTCTCGTTGACTACGAATTTTAGATTTTAGATTTTAGATTTTAGATTAAAAAACCAAGAATTACTTCGGTTCATGCCCCGCCCCTGGTGGGCGGAATAAATTCAATCATTCGCTCGTGGACTCGCTAACGCTGCGCTATCGTCAATCTAAAATCTTCAGAGCCAAGTACCCAAGAGGCACGGGGTTAATCCAAAATCCAAAATCCAAAATCCAAAATCCAAAATTGTTTGACACTCTTGGATTGGTACTGATGGTCGTAGTCACCTCAGCGTATGAATCTGACCAGGCTGGCGCGAAAAAATTATTTGTGTCCGCACGTCAACGAATTAGCGATCGCTTGACACGATTAGTTTGTATTTGGGTTGATGCTGGGTATCAAGGTGAGGGGTTTAGGAAATGGGTTATGGATACTTATAGATGGATTTTGGAGGTTGTGCGTCGTCCAACTGATACTAAAAGCTTTGTACTTCTGCCCAGACGTTGGGTTGTTGAACGTAGTTTTGGTTGGTTCAATTGGTGTCGTCGCTTGAGCAAGGACTACGAGATTTTACCGCAGACCCATGAAACATTTGTCCAGGTTGCAATGATTCGGTTAATGCTTAGAAGGCTTGCTTAATTCATTCCTTTAATACTTTCCAAACATCCTCTTAGAACAGGTTGAGATACCTTCGTTCTTGGGTTCTCATACCAGTCATGTTTGCCACCATGACGAATAAATACACAACCCATTTCTTCGAGGCGTTTAATCAAGTCCCGTCG from Nostoc sp. UHCC 0926 includes these protein-coding regions:
- a CDS encoding IS5 family transposase, whose translation is MSKSYPSDLTSEQWELLSTLIPLENPACRPRCVDLRAVINAIFYILCTGCAWRMMPHDFPNWQTVYYYFRKWRLDGTWEKMNHKLQQWVRVVEDREPNPSAAIIDSQSIEIGTMVSKAVGFDSGKRVKGRKRHFLVDYEF
- a CDS encoding type II toxin-antitoxin system HicA family toxin, coding for MKRRDLIKRLEEMGCVFIRHGGKHDWYENPRTKVSQPVLRGCLESIKGMN